In the Rhodospirillales bacterium RIFCSPLOWO2_02_FULL_58_16 genome, one interval contains:
- a CDS encoding protein-L-isoaspartate O-methyltransferase gives MIAMDAKKREKARRRLLDEIEADARNTENWTGRAAFSSRVMTAMAKVERHLFVPAEEADYAYINRPRSIGHGQTISQPYIVALMTDLLDLDKNDRVLEIGSGSGYQAAVLAEVAGYVYSVEAVEALAASARRRLKDLGYANIEIRHGDGYQGWEEKAPFDAVIVTAAPENIPQALIGQLKVGGRMVIPVGRVHDTQTLCRGVKKEDGTLAITRMLPVAFVPMVRRIAL, from the coding sequence ATGATTGCGATGGACGCAAAAAAGCGGGAAAAGGCGCGGCGACGTCTTCTTGACGAAATCGAGGCCGACGCCCGCAACACCGAAAACTGGACCGGACGGGCCGCTTTTTCAAGCCGGGTCATGACCGCCATGGCCAAGGTCGAACGCCACCTTTTTGTGCCGGCTGAGGAAGCCGACTATGCCTATATCAACCGGCCCCGCTCTATCGGCCACGGGCAGACTATCTCACAGCCTTATATCGTGGCGTTGATGACCGACCTGCTGGACCTCGACAAAAACGACCGGGTGCTGGAAATCGGCTCCGGCTCCGGCTATCAGGCGGCGGTATTGGCCGAGGTGGCGGGCTATGTCTATAGCGTTGAAGCGGTGGAGGCGCTGGCCGCATCGGCGCGCCGAAGGCTGAAGGACCTCGGCTACGCCAATATCGAGATACGTCACGGCGACGGTTATCAGGGATGGGAAGAAAAGGCGCCCTTTGACGCCGTTATCGTCACCGCCGCTCCCGAAAATATTCCCCAGGCCCTGATCGGGCAGCTTAAAGTCGGCGGGCGAATGGTGATCCCCGTCGGTCGCGTCCACGATACGCAAACCCTCTGCCGGGGCGTCAAAAAGGAAGACGGAACGCTGGCGATCACCCGCATGCTGCCGGTAGCCTTTGTTCCCATGGTGCGCCGGATAGCGCTCTAG